A portion of the Candidatus Rokuibacteriota bacterium genome contains these proteins:
- a CDS encoding phosphoribosylpyrophosphate synthetase: MAGAVDGLARRGFTEGFRVVDGRFRVIGTGKALRAEDLVILEYHRFEGISDPGDMAIVYGVESKDGVRGTLVDAFGVYADPTLSALLEDVPIRETA; encoded by the coding sequence GTGGCGGGCGCCGTCGACGGGCTGGCTCGCCGTGGCTTCACGGAGGGATTCCGTGTCGTCGACGGCAGGTTTCGAGTCATCGGGACGGGCAAGGCGCTCAGGGCCGAGGATCTGGTGATCCTCGAATACCATCGCTTCGAAGGCATCTCGGATCCCGGCGACATGGCGATTGTCTACGGCGTCGAGAGCAAGGACGGCGTGCGAGGGACCCTGGTCGATGCGTTCGGCGTGTACGCGGACCCCACGCTGAGCGCATTGCTGGAGGACGTGCCGATCCGGGAGACCGCGTGA